The DNA region GGCGGCTGAAGACGATTCAGAAGTAGAAGCCACGCCGGTAGTGGAATGATCTTTCCCGGTGGTTGCAAACGATTAAGGTGCAAAATCCAAGTTGGGAGTGGAATATTTGCATTTGAAGTAAAGACCGCTCCCTTCCCCCTATTCTTTTTGAAAGTTCttcccggaggttgaaggcggttCGACTTAAGCATCCACTTCAAGGGCCTATAAAAACCAGCAAGGCCAAGGATAGAATCCACCTTCCACACACATGTGGAGTAAGGAAGAGCTTAAAcaaaatcaaacttaaacaagcatgaatccaaatatgagtcacatccaataaaatcgaTATTCGGAACCTCTATGGAATTCTTTacaagatcacaagaaatatttATCTTGTTGTACTGAAATGTACCTGGAGGTTCTAGAACAGTGGATGTGGCTTCCTCTTTATCAAGTAATAACTCAGACTCTGGTGGTGCATAAAaaagaagtgattcttggggctctgcctcctcagcacaagtccctacactcttgTCATCCACATTTGGTTCAAGTGATGGTCCAATCaaaagaggtgattcttggggtattgcttccaatTTGCAATCTCCTACACTTTCCTTATCAACAAATGTATAATCAGGCTCAGCTAGCTTCTCAACATCACCAACAACACCTGCATCAACAATATCTGCAGCAACAATATTAGAAGAAGCAAAATCATCTACAACTACAACATCATCACATAAAAAGGTAGAGGAGTCTTGTATAGGAGTAGAATCAGGGTCAAGGCTATGACAATATCTAGAATCCATCTCCTCACTAGATAATTGGGCTTGTCATTGGTTGATAGATGTTGCAATTTGATCCAGATACATCTGACAAttctgtagtgatgcttcatttcTTTGTTGAGACTGGGTATATGCCTCTTGTTGTTGTTGCATCTGCTGCATTACATCCTTCAAATCTTGAAATATTGATTGACTAGGGACATGAACTTCTTCAGTGCTCTCTTGAAATGCCCCCCAAGGAGCTGGTTCGGTCTGCTGGACTGAATGTGACCATGTGGGCATAGGATCATCCTGAAATCCTTGTGGCATCTGATATGATGAAAAAGATTGATCCACTTGTTGATCATTCCCATGCATAAAATTGGGATGGTTCATCCAGTTTGAATTGTAACACTGAGGATGCTCAATAGCCTGTTGCTGTGTATTTCCATACTGCTCAGGAATTTGTTGGGGTTGATAGCATTGGGATTGGAAGTACCCATGCTGCTCTGGAATCTGGGGTTGAAAGTACTGAGTCGAATAATTGCCCCAGTCATGACTATAAGTATTAGGAGCTGGATCATATGCATGTTGATATTGATGTTGGAAATACTGGGGTTCCATAGGAAATCTAGcagtcttttgaatgagatgacaTATAGCAACTGGATGAGAAGGACTGCCACAATTAGTACATATGTGCCTCACTTGCCCAGTATCCAAATTATGATATTCATTGAAACATCCAAATTGCTGAGAATAAAGATCCATGTTGAACTGAAAGAATTATCCtggtcttacactgaaacactaacaAACAAGATTAGTGTAGAAGACACAGGAGTATATGatatcaacacatgaatcaatgaACATTAAAgcatttgacaatttttttttttttttttaacaaaactttgtagaaaaataagaaagcaatcctaaaattatcaaacaccactacaagatccccggcaacggcgccaaaatttgatgtgagctcgagtgtcgtgctacgggagcttacatcaaattacaattaatgtttaccgaacccctctacactaaagtagtatagagatgactcgggtcgtctccccaAAGAATGTAGCGATAAATGATAAAATTAGGATCAATTATTGCTTTGAGTTTTAACGTGAAAATGGAGGGGTTGGGTTTGAGTTTTAAACTACGATATAAAAAacaaacaagtatgaaattaaacctaaagaacaaaagagcaatgcaagtatgaaatctaattctaattaataaaagacatcctatctatccattaGTAGTGATCTCATAGCGCATTGTCTCTCTACGCTACGATTTCACTAATAatagaattaaactaaggaatgaaataacaaaacattaaatgaaacctattctagtaaatgaaagacagtGCATGTAAGAAAACCTAGTCTATCTTAAACTATGATTGCACGAAAATTAAAGACAACTCAAAGTAAGCATCTAAATGAAATTAAGCATGAAACAAAATCTAACCTTACCTAATTGCAATTAAATCAAGACAATAGCATAAAGAAAACTATGAACCATTCAATTAACTAAGCACTGCAAGAATCTAAGCTAAGAAAAATGCAAAACTAGGATAACAAAGATGGTTGGGACATTTTAACGAACAATTGGTAAGCATTAAATAAACTAAGCAGAGTTCGTGCAAATTAAAACATAGGAGAACAGCTGAGATACAGAAACATCAATTACATCAAATCTTCAACCATGCAAACCCATATCAACAATGGAAGAATAAGCTTGTTGTTCAAAATCTGATGAAGAATGAAGTTCTGCTCGGATTTGAAAGCTGCTGTTGAAATCTGATGAAGGAAGATGGAGTTCTGTCCAGATCTGTTGAAGAACTTGAAGGCTGCTGACTACCAAATCTGGAGAAGATCTGTTCGAAATCAAATTGCTGTTGTGGAGTTCCGAATCTACAGAAGAACTGCTCGGAATGATGTGAAATGGTACAACTTCTCCTCTTCTAACCCTCCCTGAAGTCACACAAACGCCAACTCCAGAACCCCAAACTACCGGCTGTGCTTGCTTCAAAAACGGTGATGATGAACGAAACTTCCACAGATGAACCCCCTCGATGGAAGATGAACGGCTGTGAGAATGGAATGTCCCGCCGCTACTCCTCTTGAAGCCCTAGCTTTTGCAACCCGCGTCGGCGAGAGCATCAAGGAAGCTACGGTAAGGGGactcaccggagaacccctccggtgagatGAAGATGATTGGAGGATGCCGTCGCTGTCGAAGCTTGCTGTCGCCGCTACTTTGGATCTAGGAGATGAAGTTGTGGCTGTGGATGGCCGTAGGATGACAGAGAGGATGGTGAGGTGGGGAAAGTCCGGCCGGCGGCGATGGATAAGCAGAGAAGGCCGCCGGCCGTCGGTGAAGGAGAAGAAGGGAAAGGGCGATGGCGTCGCGAGCCCTAGCTTGGGGAGAAGTCGCGATTATCCTAGTTCTGTGCGTTCGCGTGAGAGTAGAGGAGGGTTTCTTAGTGGATCGGATTTGGTTAAGGAGCGGGTTTGGTTAGGAAAGGATCCAAATCCAATAACTAATAGGAAAATTGGGTTATGAAATTGGGCTTCAAGATTGGGCTTTAAAAGTGGgcttcattgttttttttttcctttgatccAAATTGAATTAGAGTGTCATTTGTTGGATGAATCTTGGATGCCCTTGATCTCGATCAAGGGCCTAGATGTTCCAAATTGCTTCCCTACAAATAAGATGTgcatttttagataaaaaatcagaaaatataggaaaaattatataCAAGGCTCTAAATTAATATCAActcataaaatatgatataaaacaAGATTTAAGTACACGAGAtgataaaaatattaagtataagagccaaaataaaatataaaaatgctcattatcaatgtgcatcaacccaagttcaagttagggttaaaaatagacaaaaaacagtaattttaaagaaaaattactaaactaacaagttaaacataatttttgcaattagtaaaattgcaacactttttataaaaataataatagaaattttaaattttttctaactccccctaaacttgtacttttctctccccctttgatcacagcaaaaatggggttaagaaaatctgaaacaaataatttaagttaagtgaaatgtatagaattttaaaaaaattctaagttaaaaatgaattcaaaaaaaaattctaagttattcaaaaaaaaaataatcttctaagtcaaaattaagtcaaaacgaatttttccaaaaaaaatttctaagtcaatatgaaaaaaaaaattctaaggaaaaataaatttttctaaaaaatttctatgtcaaattttgaattttcagaaaaagattttctaagtcaaaaaaaatttctaagtcaatattttttttttatatatttttttattttcacaatctgactttttagaatttaaaaagatttaaaaacttttaaagcattatttgattctagtttaatactttttcaaaaaagttaattaaacatgttcttccaatattttagcttccaggtcgtggcgaagcactaggccttcttggttattggagcaacaaccacttccttagacaaagcttccataaagaatttcaatgtttaattctctcactttaagcttttaatttttgaaaaattaattaagcacagattttggaacccaatagaggttccttcctacaggattattcaaaaatctagggggtacatagtttcttggtatttttctaagttgatcttgatgctttcttatataccaatttaatttaccataagttctaatttttgactttggaaatttctttaagcatgcatcatttttcaatttttcaatttctaatttcaaattttcattttctgattttagatgattatacatttctaacgggcatgctcttgctaagttcaactttagttcagcattctctttttctaattgatctaactctttagaaagagacttgataaatttgaaagattgagttggggttagattgcgtaccttacttacctggtctggtgacgctcccccttcactgctgctttcttcttctgatgttcctcccccttcatcgatgctcatcttgagtcttcttccttgatggttgaccatcagtgctagtcccgagaattcttcgacttccgattcggaggttgacgaatctgaccaagtagccttcagattcttgtgcttggagggttctggtttcttgtattttggctttgccctttctttctcctttctctttagttttgggcagtcatctttgatgtgtccctcttcgttgcagttgtagcagcgaaccgtcctcttctttcgatgatgcctctgcgatttaaatttattagtactaaaaaacttattgaagcgtcttaccagtagtgccgcttcggattcgtcgactgaggcttcggagtcaaaactgttcatctttgcctttaaggcaatgttctgacttgtcttctctgctccgatgggttctgaaactcgagattcgtgaagttcaaaagtggaaaataattgttctaaagtacttacctcgaggtccttagagatgtaatacgcatctactaaggaagcccactctggagttctagggaaggcgttgagcgcgtaccggatagagtcccggttggttacctcttctccaaggttcgttagttgcgttattagctccttgattctcgcttggagttgcgctaccttctcgccttggttcatctggaggttcgttaactggttccggaggatgtcgcgcttcgctagctttaCTTCGGAAGTAcgttcgtgtagctccaggaatttttcccagagatctttcgctgagtcgtagcttccgatccgatttacttcttgcggcggcagcacactgagcaggtggaactctgcctttccgttggcgacgaaatcggcttgctccttcttgctccatgtgttttcttctttgtctttcggcgctgcaaaaccatatttcattgtaataagaatatcaaaatcggttttaaaaaatacctccatttttcgcttccatgtagagaaatctccgtcgaacttcgggggatggatgttcgctccggccatcgtcttgatcgtagtgcttcagttggcggttagtccttctgaggcgatcaggctctgataccacttgttggtgcagcggagaccggcaagaggggggtgaattgctgaaaacaaaaacaaactataccctcctcagatttctactcagaatttaaattagcaataaaataacaactaaattaaagagacagaaaaagaaacagaaacagaatttaacctggttacaaccaaggaggttgttaatccagggcgacgaaaaagctctactatcataatctcctttactgtaggcggagaagcctttttacacttagaacgctcacttagttgttaggaattgattacagattgattgcttgagttgttattgaattcctagctccaggggcctttttatagctcctggaaagtctatcccgagggtccaaggcgcctccaacaaggttcaaggcgcctccagctcggtcaacggataaaactttacCCGCACGCAAatggtcaaaactgacctgttgaaggcgccttcaacaggcttgaaggcgccttcaagggcgccttccagggcgccttcaagggcgcctccaagcttccaacttagtttcttcagcttccttcgctccgttcttttgggtgattgcggccaaccggaatagggctcacccgaacccaattcccggccttcctcgagcagccttccgtcccggcttaacatccctcgaacgccgcgcacgctcttcacgcccaccggagtactcttccgcagctctctcatccttcggacgcaccgagcccgtcggctcccttcccgtgccgtccttctcgctagctgcgtcttccgttcgacttcctgtgctcctaagctcctgcacactcagacacagggatcaaatacaacacgggacctaaccaacttggttgatcacatcaaaactaccatggggtccatcAGAAcctacttctcttcttcttctccttcaagcaaccgaccatcaatggatctccacaccaatatgccgtcagccaccaagagggaaaa from Zingiber officinale cultivar Zhangliang chromosome 4B, Zo_v1.1, whole genome shotgun sequence includes:
- the LOC121976610 gene encoding uncharacterized protein LOC121976610, with protein sequence MDSRYCHSLDPDSTPIQDSSTFLCDDVVVVDDFASSNIVAADIVDAGVVGDVEKLAEPDYTFVDKESVGDCKLEAIPQESPLLIGPSLEPNVDDKSVGTCAEEAEPQESLLFYAPPESELLLDKEEATSTVLEPPGP